The DNA sequence gatagcaccttttctcCTATGAGACTAACCTGAATGAAAATTATGTcaataatcaatcaaatgtattttataaagcagTCTTTACCTCAGcagtcacaaagtgcttatacgtaaagccagcctaaaaccccaaagagtatgcaatgcagatgtagaagcagagtggctaggaaaaactccatagaaaggcaggaacctaagaAGAAAACTTGAGGAGCCAGGTTTCGAGgggtggtgtgagagagagagagactcatagGCAAAGTTTCTCGTTGGCCAGCAAGGAAAAACTAAACTTGCTCAGAAGTAAGATTTTGGGACACTTGCAGTGTAAAGGCCATTACACAGTTGTGTTGTACTCTCCATTGACAGCAAGTCACATCACTGAGCACTCTGTGTACTCAGCCAGCCCCACCCACTGCTGGTGAAGGGTCACATTCccagggtgacttgacatgtgagAAGGCCAGGTCTTAGCCAGGGGGCAAGGAGTGGAGAGTCTGGCAGCCAAGTATGTTAAAATAGTTGGTAGGGGGGTAGCTTGGTGACAGGGGAGGGGGCTTAGACTCTATTATCCACtgattcagataggatgatgaaTTTGCTCTGGATGTATGGCCAGTGGATGTCCTGGCTGTTTTATGTCCACATTTTGCTATCCCATTACAAGTAACAGCCATTAATCAACTCAATAACTGTCCTTTTGTGATATCATGCCACTAGACTTTGTTGAAAGTGCCTGAATTTCCAAACACAATCTTGTTTTGATCTTCCAGGGTGGTAACAATGCAGGCCACACAGTGGTAGTAGAAGGCACAGAGTATGACTTCCACCTTCTCCCCAGTGGCATTATCAACCCCAAAAGCATATGTGTCATTGGTGAGTGTTTCTATCTTTATTACCATTTCCACTGGGAATGGTGACCCCAATGGGAAACTGTCTATATGTGCTTATTTATCCAGCATATGGTCCATTGTAGGTAATGGCGTAGTCATACACCTACCAGGCTTGTTTGAGGAAGCGGAGAAGAATGAGAAGAAAGGTAAATCAAGTATTTTTAGAAAAACAGTCAATACTGTAATTGTCAAGTTCGAGGAAACCATTACAGTAATTTTTTATTCTCCTTTCTCTGACCAGGTCTCAAAGGTTGGGAGAAGAGACTAATTGTCTCTGACAGAGCTCACCTCGGTATGTTTGTATTTTTCTGGTTTCACAAATGAAGCAAAGATTATATGTGCTATTTTAGTCATGTGTGTTTATCTGCATAATGTATATCTTTGTATTGTGCTTAGAGAAAGGATGACATTTATTTTGCTTTGATTTTTCGACAGTGTTTGATTTCCACCAGGTTGTGGATGGAATTCAGGAGACCCAGCGACAAGCAACAGAGGGAAAGATGTAAGGGTAGGGAAGGCAATGGTTGCTTACATAGGGGACGGGAATACAATGAGTCACTGTCAATAGAGACTTCAGTCAAGTGGAAGGTAatctagcggttagagtgttgggccagtaaccgaaaggtcgctagtTGAATCTCGAGCCGTCAAGGTTaacaatctgtcgatgtgcccttgagcattGATAATGGCTGACTCTGGCCTTGACCCCACTTTCAGGGGGAGATGGGATAtgcaaaaacacatttccaattcactcGTGCAtattaatacacacttgtacatgtgtgaaataggacaaataagcacccaccaaattattattataatcCCTTCCACAGCTGATGAAAAATTGCAGATTCTATTTTGTAATCCCCTCAGCTAAAACAGGTGTTTTTCCTCATGACAGTATTGGAACGACCAAGAAAGGCATTGGACCCACCTATACCAGCAAAGCATCTCGCATTGGACTGCGTGTCTGTGACCTTCTGGGAGACTTTAAAGAGTTCTCTACCAAGTATGCTtactgacagacaggacacagtataaacatctaaacCTCACATACAACAAACATTTTGAGAGTCCAACATTGTGTCTCTCTTGAGACTTTTCTCTTGAACTAAATTGACCCACTGAAGTGAGCAGTAATAGACTTTGagatgatttggggatttctttCAGATTCAAGAACCTTGTCGCACAGTACCAGTCCATGTACTCATCCCTGACAGTTGATACTGATACTCAGCTGAAAAAACTGAAGGTATGTGGTAAATCCCCTCTGAATGAATAGTCATGGGCTACAGATATATTAGATCTATGAGATTGTTGTTTGTCTTGTATTGTGCAGGAGTATGGAGAGAGGTTGCGGCCGATGGTGCGGGATGGAGTCTACTACATGTATGAGGCTCTTCATGGACCCCCAAAGAAAATTCTGGTGGAAGGGGCCAATGCTGCCCTCCTCGACATTGACTTTGGTAAGACATGTCATAGTCCCATTGAGGATCGTGCCAATGATGAGATGGACAGGGAAGTTTGATGGTTAAATGGACAACTCATCTCTATGTAAGTTTAAGTCCCTATTTCTCTCTTCCCTTTAGGCACATATCCTTTTGTGACCTCAtcaaactgcactgttggtggGGCATGCACTGGTCTTGGCATCCCTCCCCTGAATATTGGTGAAGTGTATGGTGTATCAAAGGCCTACACCACCAGGGTAGGAATTGGTGCCTTCCCCACAGAACAGCTCAATGTAAGATCTCTTTCATCTACCTGGACATTTCTGACTCTTGCCTTACAGTAGCATCTCCTTACTGAGAGTAACGATTCAAGGGGAACAGCCAGAGCAAGACTTGAACCAGTGACCTTGAGTGAGAGTGTCCACTATCACCTATGCCATAAAGGTGAAGGCCTCTTAGCAGAGGTTATACTGCATTTTGCAGTTTGATATTTACCGACTAAGTCACTCTCTTGCAGTTTCTTTAGACATGTTGTTTTCTTTTGAGGTACAAGTAGAGTTGGATATGTATAGTAAGCCTAGTGTTTAAGGTCACATGACCCTCACAAGCCTGGTCTCAAAATGCGCTGCCTCTGTGGCCAGCTCTCAGATTGTGTGAGAGGTCTGTTAAAACACTATTTAGCTCTAATGCTGATCACATGTTCAAGGCCTAAATTTAGGCCAGAGTCAGGGTTCAAGATAGATTTACTGTCTGGTCTGGGGTTATGTTACCTAACATGAGAACTGCCCATGGAACTGCTGTTCAACATATTTCAGCTTGATCCCTCACTCCAACTGTAAATCTATTGGTTTATTAAGCATTTTATAACATTTTATTAATAAAACCATTAGGATTAGTACACAAAAATGACTATTGATTAACCAAGTGATCTTGACacagtggagcgggtcgagagtttcaagttccttagtgtccacatcaccaacgaattatcatggtccaaacacaccaagacagtcgtgaagagggcatgacaaaaccttttccccctctggagactgaaaagatttgtcatgggttctcagatcctcaaaaggttcttcagctgcaccatcgagagtgtCCTGACCGATTGCATCACCGCatggtatggcaattgcttggcatctgaccgcaagacgctacagagggtagtgcgtacaacccagtacataactggggccaagcttcctgccatccatgacctatATGTTATgtagtgtcagaggaaagcccatataattgtcagagactccagtcacccaagtcatagactgttttctctgctaccacacggcaagcggtaccggagcgctaagtctatgaccaaaaggctccttaacagcttctacccccaagccataagactaatgaacaattaatcaaatggccaccagactaatacacttcacccctacctacatgtacaaattacctcaactaacctgtacccccgcacactgactcggtaccggtaccccctgtatatggcctcattatttatttatttggtaaatattttctcaaCTCTTCTtggaactgcactgttggttaagggcttgtaagtaagcatttcatggtacgctctacacttgttgtattaggcacatgtgacaaatacagtttgatttgattctagATAACTGAGTCTATTTTGTGCAGCCAACAGGTGAGCTGTTGCAGACGAGAGGTCATGAGGTGGGCGTGACAACGGGCAGGAAACGTCGCTGTGGCTGGCTGGACCTGGTCATCCTGAGATACGCCCACATGATCAATGGCTTCACTGCGTGAGCGGATAGGACTAAAATATCACCCCCTATGAAGTCTTTATCTGACTGGTTCAATGTACTGTCGCTGCCTGTGAATGCTAGTCTGAATGTAATTCATGTAGTAGTTTTCCTCTCTTTTCtcaaatgtgttaaacaaataacATTGTTTCCTAACAGCATTGCTTTGACAAAACTTGACATCCTTGATGTGCTGGATGAGATCAAAGTAGGAGTGGCCTACAAAATCAATGGCAAAAGAATTCCCCATTTCCCAGGTATGCTCTCTACATTCAACTGTATTGATTGATTAAGAAGTAGGCCTACTTGTACCAGACTAGGCCAACACTGTAAAAGAGACATTCATTAAGTATTATCTCGACAAACATTTGATTTCTCTTCGGATTATTAATTATCGTCTACCTTCATTCACATAGCTAACATGGAGCTGTTgcacaaagtggaggtagagtaTGAGACCTTCCCAGGCTGGAAGAGTGATACATCTGCAGCCAGGAAGTGGAATGATCTCCCCCAGAAGGCTCAGAACTACATCCGCTTTGTGGAGAACCACATTGGAGTACCCAGTAAGTTACATGCAGGATACAGGGAGTTCCTGCTGACAGCAGGCTAGTCTTCAGTAGGGCACAAACTGAAAACAAAAATAAGCCTTCTTATTGAACAAATAGGCATATAGGCCATAGTAGTATCTCCTCCATTTCACCACATTTCAAAATATTTTCTTCAGTGGAATGCCTACTGAAGGTGACCCAGTTTTACCAGCTACAACCATACCACAGTCCAGCATACTGACCACTGAATGGGAACCTGAAGAGCCTTGGTACAGGGACATGGCTTCAATGTGCCAGTGGGGGGCAGTATTGGCTATATTATAACATGTATCCAATTCTGAAAGAATGATACTAGTCCAGTGTAAAGGTTTTTGGgatttgtgagtgttttttgaCATGTCCTTTGTAATTTCTCTCTACAGTTAAGTGGGTCGGCGTCGGAAAGTCCAGAGAGTGCATGATCCAGATGTTCTAGAGACTTTTCCTTTTCTCTCCCCAAGATGGATGCACATGGATGGACAAGATGTGGCTTGATGTGACATATGTTTACAACCCTCAAACTATCTAATATTCTGTAGAACCTGTTGCCAACAGATACGTGTAGCCTTGAAACAATGTTGAGTGGAAATGTTGGTAACTTTACATCTATCTGTGTTGCATCAGTAAATTGCCTTGTCATGTCTGCCAGAAAGTCCTGCAGTATGACTGAGCCATGTGTAAATATTACCTTGTGCCACACAACAACCCTGAAAGAAAAAAACACACCCAATAACTTTTCCTCCTGAGTAATGTTAACTGCCTTATGTTTTTGGTCTTCTTTAGGGATGGATCCAAATCTACATAATGTGTACCTGGAGAAAATGGGGGAGGGTaatgctttttcaatttcagtcaaggggagggctttgtattttttttaaatctagtcCAGGGAagggtcatgtaatttgtaaTTGATGAAATGTCTTATATTTCTCAAGTGTTTTAGAATGAGTTGCTTGTTAGGCTATATATATATCGATGTGTGCCCGATGCCGCCCCTCAAACCTGATTCTCCGCTTTGGGCGCAATATCAAGTGCgtctataggctatttagtgtggtctcaatcaaaagATCCATAGCTTATTGGCTATAGGCTATGAATTGCATGCTCggagaagcacagagcaaagttATATTTTTAAGAAagctgctgggatggtgtaaatgaaactaggctgcattacacactgcaatggGTTTTTCCACCCTGAGCCCcggcctgctctgctcttgctGATCAAAAACGTCtttgtgtgctgcctaaccaatggctgttcAGTGTAGGACTATGGTGGCAGTTTAAAAGGAGAGTCAAAGGTCTCTTGCaaacagaatatatatatatttttatattaggCCTAGTCCAAACAATGCACTATCTTGCGTGCAGACTAGCTTATAACCTATGTTCTGTTCAGCTTGAGAAGGAGAGCTTGAAGATGAGGAGGACCGGAGGTCAACTTTGATAGCTTGCTACTACTATATATGGGGATATCATTGGTAGTTGTTTAGTTTCTTTGACGTTCAGACCCTGATGTGTAACCTTATATAGTCAAGGAGACAAAAAAATGACTTTGCTTGGGAAGAAATGtaattctgtcactatcaattAAGCTATTCACTTTCTGTACAATATAAGATATTTAATCCCAGACAGTTTTTAGGGAAGAGTAGGCAGCAGTAAATATGACATGTTTCTGTGTCTGTAGGCTTACTCTCTCTTGGGTGGAAATTTAGGCCTAACTTTTGAAGGTGCAATGGTCTGATTGCTGCTGACCTGGTCTcggagcatttcgtattattctgtacgtaaatctgagacactccatttcgtatgatatgttacgtttcgtatggtatgtattaatttgctAGGCTTGCGGTTAGGCTTACGGTCTGGGTTAACTTTAGGAGTTAGGtcaaatggttagggttaggggaaaggttagctaaAGGGTCAAGGGACAGGTTGGTTAACATGCTGAGTAGTTACAAAGTTGCTAATTGGGTAAAATTGTCAGTGTTGAGATTCAAACTCACAACCTTTGGATTACTAGACGTTCGGGTTATAAGCCTACCCAACCACCCTAATTTCATTTTTGCCGTAACTAACCATCTGTTTTTTGTAACCATACCGAACATAAAATATCATACCAATTTGTGTGTCTCGGgtttacgtttactatgttatgtTTAGACTACAAGACCAGGCTGCAACTTGATGTCTCAGATTTTATTATTTGCAAACAGGGACAGTTTCGTTGTAAACATTATAAAATGATCACATAGGCTTAGctctctgtccattcttagccTATAATTTTGGTAATTTGTGTGTATTAAAAAAAAATTCTGCTAATGTGTAAAATGATGTAAAATTGCATGACATTTTTTATAAAAGGCCATTTTTATTCTCTGACTTGCAAGTAAGATGACAGATTCATGCAATGTGTTCACTATGAAGGGGATCTTTCCACCCCTTCTCTTGTCTAAACGGTGGTCTGcgaacccacaaccttctggcaTGCAAGCCCTGTACGCTATCAAATTTCCTGTGTTGCTATGTAAGACTTACAGGAGGAAGAACATTTTCTAATCATGGATATCTAAGGTGCTGGTCTGTCCAAGCGTGAGGGTAAATGGTAGACATGTTTTCAGCCATCCACTTTATGTTTGAATTATTATTTGGGGTTTAGGGGAGGGTCACTTTTTTTTTCAAGTGTTCAGGTAGAGTTAAGGGAGGGCCATCGATTGTCATTTCAGAGCGGTTTGATTTATTTCCATGTAACCCTTATTAAAAATAAAGTTCACTCCCTTACACATTTATTACACCCGCAGACACCATATATTTTGTATCACCAAGTTGTCTGTTTGCATAATAAACAAGTTCAGGAGTGAAAGAGTGCAATAAAAAATTGGAATCCTTGTTAAAGATGCAGTCCGGGATCTTAAGCACTGACAAATTTGGAACATATTGTATGATCTTAAGAATTGCACACAAAAAAGGATGCAACATATCATGAGAAATGGACGACATATGCTGTGTTCTTAACCAAGTGGGAAGTGGGAATTTACCGCTTATACAGTAGATTAAagactaaatcaaatcacattttattggttgggtacacatacactacatgaccaaagatatgtggacacctgctcttcgaacatctcattccaaaatcatgggctttaatttggggaaggctttccactagattttggaacattgctgcggggatttgcttccattcagcctcaaaagtattagtgaggtcggcactgatgttgggcaattaggcctagCTCGCAGTTGGAgttacaattcatcccaaaggtgttcgacggggttgaggtcagggctctgtgcagatcagtcaaattcttccacaacAATATTGACAAAccacttctgtatggaccttgctttgtgcacggagcattatcatgctgaaacaggaaagggccttcccaaaactgttgccacaaagttggaagcacagaatcatctagcatgtcattgtatgctgtagcattacgttttcccttcactggaactaaggggcctagaccgaaccatgaaatacagcctcagaccattatttatcatccaccaaactttacagttggcactttgcattcaggcaaatagcgttctcctggcatccgtcaaacccagattctgcaagatggtgaagcatgattcatcactccagagaagcgtttccactgctccagagtccaatggcggcaagctttacacaaGTCCAGCCGACGCTTGCCATTGCGCATGGTGACCTTAGGCTTGTGTCCGGCTTCTCGTGCATGGAGCTCCCGACGAAGTTgcctccagaggcagtttggaactcggtagggagtgttgcaaccgaggacagatgatttttatgcaCTGTGTTTCTGCACTCAGTCCCATTCTGAGAGTTTAtgcggcctaccacttcgcggctgagccgttgttgctcctagatgtttccacttcacaatgacaGCACTTAAAGTTGACCAGGGAagctctagtagggcagaaattggacgaactgacttgttggaaaggtggcatcaaaTGATGGttccacattgaaagtcactgagctcttctataaggccattctactgccaatatttgtctatggagattacacggctgtgtgctcaatttaaggagtgtccacatacttttttatatatagtgtatttgcagatgttatcgcaggtgcagcaaaatgcctGTTTttagctccaacaatgcagtaatacagtaatagATGGATAAAACCcattctgacagtgcagcaatgtctaacaagtaatatctaacaatttcacaacaaatacccaatacacacaaatctaagtaaaggaatggaattaagaatatataaatatatggacgagcaatgtcaaaGCGTCATAAactaagatgcagtagatagtatagaatacagcatatacatatgagatgagtaatgcaagatatgtaaacattattaaagtgacattattaagGTGActagtggccaatgatttcaagtgtgtgtatgtaggcagtagcctctctgtgctagtgatgacTATTCAAccgtctgatggccttgagatagaagctgtttttctgtctctaggtcccagctttgatgcacctgtactgacctcgccttctggatgatggcagggtgaacaggcagtggctcgggtggttgttgtccttgatgatatttttggccttcctgtgacattgggtgctgtaggtgtcctggagggcaggtagttttccctcGGTGAtccgttgtgcagaccacaccaccctctggagagccatgcggttgtgggcagtgcagtttCTGTCCCAGGTGTTGatgcagcctgacaggatgctctcaagtgtgcatctgtaaaagtttgtgagggttttaggtggcAAGCCAAATTTCACAAtcatccacaatcatctcttttgtttggttgacgttgagtgagaggacACCACACTTTCCCCACACTACACTCCCAGtggcctcacctcctccctgcaggctgtctagttgttgttggtaatcaagcctactactgttgtgtcatctgcaaacttgatgattgagtttgaggcgtgcatggccacacaatcatgagtgaacagggtggGGTTGaacacgcacccttgtggggcctcagTTTTGAGGATCAgggaagtggaggtgttgttttctacctttaccacctgggggcggcccgtcaggaagtccaggacccaattgcacagggcgggatcCAGATCCTTGATATATGTCCTATTATTGCGTCTGTGAGCGTACTGAAACCATGTACATTTTGAGGTAGTCCATTTTCTTATTTTACTACTTCTATGAGTTTGTAAACAAACTGAAAAACTGTTGTTTGAAGAGGTGTGAAGCCAAGCAtggtgatttactgccacctacagttatggaatgtttgctcatgagtataattcattggctgaaCCCTTCTTGATAACCCGGATTGAATTATTTGATCCTTCTTTCAACAATAGGatgtcccacccagttgacttcTTTAAAATGGTGAAACCCTTAATGGCAACATCCATACCAAAACGGGTTTTATCCAACTACAGTCCTCTAACTCTATGGTGGTAAATTCCCACGTCTCTTGGTTATGAATACGGCATTAGTACACCATTGTGCACAACTTCCAGGGATTCACTTTGGCTTGTGACCAGTACTTTCAAACTATTGGTTGAAATTATCCAAAACCTCTGGGGCATCTTTcaactagacaaccagttcttatatcctttagccatacccttatcctacttctcctctgttcctctggtgatgtagaggttaacccaggccctgtagcccccagttccactcctattccaaaggcgctatcatttgttgacttctgtaaccgtaaaagccttggtttcatgcatatgttaacatcagaagcctcctccctaagtttgttttgttcactgctttagcacacaccgccaaccctgatgtcctagccgtgtttGTATCCTGGCATAAatagaccaccaaaaattcagaaattttcatccccaactacaacattttccaccaagataAAACTGCAAaggggggtggagttgcaatctactgcagcgATAGCCTACaaagttctgtcatgctatccaggtctgtgcccaaacggttggagcttctacttttaaaaatccacctttccagaaataagtctcacactgttgccgcttgttatagacccccctcagcccccagcggtgccctggacaccatatgtgaattaatcgccccccatttatcttcagagtttgtactgttaggtgacctaaactgggatatgcttaacatacCCTGGCTGTCCTACAATcaaagctagatgccctcaatctcacacaaattatcatggaacctaccaggtacaaccctaaatgcGTAAACAtgagcaccctcatagatatcatcctgaccaacctgccctctaagtatacctctgctgtcttcaaccaggatctcagcaatcactgcctcattgcctgcgtccgcaatgggtccgcggtcaaacgaccacccccatcactgtcaaatgcttcctaaaacacttcagcccgggtatcctggaaggatattgacctcttttcgtcagtagaggatgcctggttattctttaaaagtgctttcctcaccatctaaAATAAGCATGCcacattaaaaaaaatgtgaacTAACAACAGATATAGTCCTGGAAGGACCACCAAACATCCAAGAACCGCAACCACAGTATTTGATCTGCGCGTGTGCTAGCCGAGCGAGCCTCTCTCTTATTATCAGTGGAGTGAGTTCGTGAAAAACAGAAagtattgtaacgaccctgggtttataagcacGGAAAACAACTTTTCCGCACGAGCATGCCTTGTGGCACAGTCGATAGTGCGCCGGACCTAGGgctcgaaggtcgagggttcaGCTACCTCCCTGTTGTTTCATTACACTGGTGTCAGAACTGATCGGACCTTGCATCCACGACAGTGCGTGTGCTTGGCCGGCGAGCGCGTTCCTGTCAGACGTAGAGTTGCAAGCTAGCAAGCCGGacctcgggctagaaggtcgagggttcgagacctgctccctgctgtttcattacagtatgcaTCTTAGAAATAGTTTTTACAtactgtagcgacccgcacagacagctgtgtgttatgtgttaggctaggaggtggttgtgttgtactgaccagtacccggtgttcgcggggtccgacatgtcaatcaacctgctatctgccaatcacgggaatgcctggaatgttctgatgccgggcatcctggtggttggcggagtggcgtggaggggggttgggcaggggggtggagcatt is a window from the Oncorhynchus keta strain PuntledgeMale-10-30-2019 chromosome 35, Oket_V2, whole genome shotgun sequence genome containing:
- the LOC118368355 gene encoding adenylosuccinate synthetase isozyme 1 C-like — translated: MSLSWSAKDHKSSTNSPSNPTQGLKRPRNDTGNKVTVVLGAQWGDEGKGKVVDLLATQSDLVCRCQGGNNAGHTVVVEGTEYDFHLLPSGIINPKSICVIGNGVVIHLPGLFEEAEKNEKKGLKGWEKRLIVSDRAHLVFDFHQVVDGIQETQRQATEGKIIGTTKKGIGPTYTSKASRIGLRVCDLLGDFKEFSTKFKNLVAQYQSMYSSLTVDTDTQLKKLKEYGERLRPMVRDGVYYMYEALHGPPKKILVEGANAALLDIDFGTYPFVTSSNCTVGGACTGLGIPPLNIGEVYGVSKAYTTRVGIGAFPTEQLNPTGELLQTRGHEVGVTTGRKRRCGWLDLVILRYAHMINGFTAIALTKLDILDVLDEIKVGVAYKINGKRIPHFPANMELLHKVEVEYETFPGWKSDTSAARKWNDLPQKAQNYIRFVENHIGVPIKWVGVGKSRECMIQMF